A stretch of DNA from Anopheles nili chromosome 2, idAnoNiliSN_F5_01, whole genome shotgun sequence:
TCATCAATCAATAAAGTAAAgccattttaaattgatttactTACATTTCAACACGTCAAAGTCCCGAAGATTCTAAAGAAAGTTAATATAAAACAGCATGCAGGaatgaaaacccacccattATGGAACAGCATGCAAAGCTCATAGGCATacgaataaaagaaaagctcacatCCTTTTCCAGACTAGTATCGTGCACAGAAAATAGACAGTAATTACCAAAATAATCGCATCGGTGGCAGCTTTCTTTCTTCTAGCTTCCAAGTAACGTCTGCCACGAACCGAGTATAACTCACCTATTTCCCCTCAATACCTTTGCCATTTCTCGATGGCCATTTGCATACGACGGTTTCTCGTTCCGGCGTTTGCTTCCCTTGGACCTGCCTCGGGAAGGATCAAACGCCACGAAACCGTATACCTTCCCTACACAGATATATCAGGCAGCTGTGTGGCGTAATGGACAAACTAGCAGCGGAAAGCATGCATACGTATATTTATGTACAGATTACGATGTAAGCAAGGACTGATGCGAGTAAAACTTTCTGGTTGAAAAAGTTTACAACAATATGCGCGGATGGGGTATGCCATTTCATGCATTTAGCATGGCTGCACGCCCGCTACTGCATGAAATCACGCACAAGATGTTGAGTTGCTATTGGAATGGAGTGTCTCGTGGCGCCAAATAATTTTAATCTTCATCGGTGAACCTTTGCAATAAGGTAACGTAACTTCAAAACTATCAATGTCAATGAGTGATTTAAACATGAATGGAACAAGATCAATTTCAACATGGACGAGGAACGAACGATACAAGGACAGGAACTGACAAATCAGGTTGCTTCCGGTCATACCGGTTGCACACAGAAACAACGACTAGCAAGAGCATAGAATCGGCTTACTTCTGAAACATGCGATATACGTCGAAAAGAGCAAATTGTCTGTTTTCTCCGGACGGCTGTATATCGCCAACTATCGTTGCATCAATTCACGCGCAGCAATTGTGGGACATGAATGTATTTATGTACATCTGTACTTCTAAAATTCTTGTGTCAGTACGTGTAGTAGAAGTTTTCTGTAAATAAGCATCCGCTGACGCTCCAGCTCAGAGTAACATAAAGAGTATTAAAACaattattataaatattaTGCGATGGacaaaacaattgcaaaacaaaagtcAAACCAATAAAGTACTACAATATAGTGGTAATGAACATGGCAGATGTTCTTGCGGGTGttgaatttccatttcttATGCGTTTTAGTTACATCGATGCCGATGCATCTGAGGTAAGTATTTTTTTGGATCTcaagactttttttttcaataatgcCTGATATCAGTACGAATAGGCAACCATATTGTAGCAATATTTAAGCTGCGATAATACCAACTTCCAAAGCTAATGTTGCAAAACGCACTTTGCATTAAATGTATGCGAACGTTATCAACGAAAGAATAATTTGAAGATTAGAAAATTTCAAAGTAGATgcttaaaataaacattaatatttaaattcatATTAGCTGCAACATCTGTGTAGGACTAGAAAATGCACTTTTGTAACTTGAATCtttggaatgcatttttctgcATTCTAACTGAAGCTGTTACATTATCGTTCCATGCAGCAAAAGCTGAAAGCCTTTGGTGAACTTACGATGCAGTCTGACAGCAACTGACAGtatttggtttttgtttatattcCTGATATGTGAGGAACCAAACGAGGATGCAATTTCCAATGGTATCATTTTTTAGTCCTATTAGTGGTATTTTGAAGATCTTTTTGAGGTTAACTCCGGTGATTATTGTAGTTTATTATTTACCTAACAAAAAGCGCTTCGAATTACAAACtaagaaaaaatcaaacgttttAACAGACCTGCAGTTAAGacgtatattttttaaaaacaaccGTGTCATTTATGTGTCAAAGAGCCGATCCTGCAATGGTcgcggttgttgttttttcaagTGCAGAATTTTAACAATATAGTTTCCTAAAACGGAACTTTATTTCTTGCGTCTCTCCAGCTTTTACgacaaataaagcaaaatatatAGCAAAGAATTACAAAGCGCTGGAGCATCATTAaagccatgtttttttgtgaaataACAATGCATCTTGTACCAGAAATGTAAACAATCATTTGGTGGCCCAAtgtaaagaagaagatgaagaaaactGTTTGTTGTGGCAAATAAATCAGTgacgcaaaacaaaatcgctAGGCAAAGTTGGTAAAGAACGTTCCGGACGAAGAAACGATGTGTCCTCCAAAATTTCTATCCCGAGGCTTTCATTAGCATGTCCGCGCAATACAATAAAGGTATCAGTAGGAGAAACATCGATACGCGCAACAAATCGTTTGATAATACCGTGGGCagtgatgatgacgacgattcGGATACGCTAACTGAGTTATCCCGCGAGTCGCTGACTAGCAGCCAGGACCGAAGCAGTATCGGTTCTATTCCATGGGCAGAAGATGCCATCAAGCAGAACCAGATCGAATGGGAGCGAATTGACCGGATGTTTTACGGCGAGGAAGACCTTCCATCAGATCCGAAGCTTCGAGAAGAAATAATAGAATGGACATCTGTTTTTCCGTTCCTGCGTGTGACGGGTAAGTCGATAGTCATCGTCGAGTCACCGCAGGCGAAAGGAAATGATCCGTTTCACGATGAAGTATTCGTGGTGGACCCCCCGCTGGGTAACCGATCGCGTTCCTCCCGATCTGGGAGGGATGGTCAGAACAAACAGTCGACGAAAGACATCGACTGCGTGTTTACGTCTGGAGACCTGGACAAATGTTTATTCATTAGTTCGGGCCAGATATTTCATCAGAGCAATCAGCCTAACCAGGCCAAAATTAGACAGCGCTGTGGAGCAGATCTCAGCCCAGAGTGTGGAGAAAGGATGGAGAAACCATTCATAAAGGTGAAACCCCTGAACAGTCTGATGGTCCCTCAGGTGCCTGTCGTATCGGTTCGGTCGTTCGGGCTCCTAATATCAAACCATTGCGTCGGTCCAGGTAGCTATCAGGGTCTGTCTGGCGGCAGCAGAAATTGCAGTGCACAATCAATAACACATCTGAGCCAACACAACACAGACGGCAACAATCTCGGAGGACGCAGCAGAAACGGGAATTTGCAACGAAAATTGGCACCTTTGCCTCACCGGCccccgcaacagcagcagcaacaccaaaaaTCTTCAAAAGCTGTTGAAACTACAATATTATCCGCTTCGGCAACACATCATCGCATCCCACCGTTGGCGAAGAACTATAAGTTTCTGGTGCAAAATAGCCACGTCGCTCCAACGCTCTTGGCAGAGATTGAGCAGCGTCACCATAGCAAACTAAATGTGGTGAAATCGGCAACTACACGATACATGGCGACGTCGCCGACCAAGCATATATTCGCACTGCCGTCTCTTGCGGGAATCGAcagtttggttcatcccaatCGTGTCACAGGTGCGGTTGCTTTACAGCGGAGCCCGATCAAGAGTCGAGCATTTCGCTCTGAAGTAATCGGCCGATCCATATCAGCTGCTGTAacgcaaaaaggaaacccaaTCTAGTGGGAAACATAGCATGGAAAAGCATTCAGAAAACCGTCCGTCTATTTATTGAATACGCTTCAACTAAGTCAGAGCAAGCAAGCATAACGAATGTATATGATTTAGATTGTAAGTTACATATTTGCTGAAAATCAAACAGACTATGAtctcaattaaaataaaaactaagcccataaaataaaacaaaaaactgccTTTCTACGTTACTTATAAGACTTATATTCACCGCTTGACTGATGCATCATCGTCGCCACTCCTACTTAGCTTTATGCAGACAACCAAGGAGGAATTTACAAGCTGTTTCTGCCAGTGCCATAGCCATCCCACCGGAGCCAGGCAAGCTGCATTCACTCATAGAGCTTGTCGTTACAGTGGCTTATGTTACATTTCTCTTACACATGTACAACGTAAAAATCCCTT
This window harbors:
- the LOC128720570 gene encoding uncharacterized protein LOC128720570 gives rise to the protein MSAQYNKGISRRNIDTRNKSFDNTVGSDDDDDSDTLTELSRESLTSSQDRSSIGSIPWAEDAIKQNQIEWERIDRMFYGEEDLPSDPKLREEIIEWTSVFPFLRVTGKSIVIVESPQAKGNDPFHDEVFVVDPPLGNRSRSSRSGRDGQNKQSTKDIDCVFTSGDLDKCLFISSGQIFHQSNQPNQAKIRQRCGADLSPECGERMEKPFIKVKPLNSLMVPQVPVVSVRSFGLLISNHCVGPGSYQGLSGGSRNCSAQSITHLSQHNTDGNNLGGRSRNGNLQRKLAPLPHRPPQQQQQHQKSSKAVETTILSASATHHRIPPLAKNYKFLVQNSHVAPTLLAEIEQRHHSKLNVVKSATTRYMATSPTKHIFALPSLAGIDSLVHPNRVTGAVALQRSPIKSRAFRSEVIGRSISAAVTQKGNPI